One Coregonus clupeaformis isolate EN_2021a chromosome 21, ASM2061545v1, whole genome shotgun sequence DNA window includes the following coding sequences:
- the LOC121536735 gene encoding U7 snRNA-associated Sm-like protein LSm11 produces MSEVVSNMEERERRGDKQQKCPESEKKERESTSACASDATEHTAAEEDDIVAKLDVTSDKFDPLLALYSPTVPLPYPNVKCFNNIAEYESFLKGGRGRAKPENVEKKQRKARKGLADPERIEKLKRMMVNNPTEGDGGEEGTSSTARRCRMQKAAKNVLTRMPLHTGSPLGELHRCVEERIRVKVHIRTFKGLRGVCSGFIVAFDKFWNMAMVDVDETYREPLLGEALYHEKALTVTRLFDKLKVQESAALRECEKKKQIDKRKAEPLQPPPVTQTLQTQTRDNRRGDPRRRGDPRAVDPRLARATVGPPVADDAGAPGATGKTQGSDVKGQESGAEGPQRRGSQKKQVPQPYGRVHTRHVNQLFIRGENVLLVNLQPL; encoded by the exons ATGTCTGAGGTTGTTtcaaacatggaggagagggaaagaagaggagataaacaacaaaaatgtccagaatcagaaaagaaagagagagaatcaaCAAGTGCATGTGCTTCAGATGCAACCGAACATACGGCAGCAGAAGAAGATGATATCGTGGCAAAGTTGGACGTCACCTCCGATAAATTTGATCCACTCCTGGCGCTCTATTCCCCTACAGTGCCTCTTCCATACCCTAACGTGAAGTGCTTCAACAATATAGCCGAGTATGAGAGCTTTCTGAAGGGGGGCCGGGGCCGCGCCAAGCCGGAGAACGTGGAGAAAAAACAGAGGAAAGCCAGGAAAGGTTTAGCGGATCCGGAGAGGATAGAGAAACTGAAGAGGATGATGGTGAACAACCCGACAGAGGGAGACGGTGGAGAAGAGGGGACCAGCAGCACTGCCCGGCGTTGTAGAATGCAGAAGGCTGCCAAGAATGTCCTGACCAGGATGCCTC TCCATACAGGAAGTCCTCTGGGGGAGCTGCACCGCTGCGTGGAGGAGAGGATCAGGGTGAAAGTTCACATCAGAACCTTTAAGGGGCTCCGTGGAGTGTGTTCTGGCTTCATAGTGGCCTTCGACAAGTTCTGGAACATG GCGATGGTAGATGTAGATGAGACCTACAGGGAACCTCTGCTGGGTGAAGCTCTCTACCACGAGAAGGCCCTCACTGTCACACGG CTCTTTGACAAGCTGAAAGTCCAGGAGAGTGCGGCGCTGAGAGAATGTGAGAAGAAGAAGCAGATAGACAAGAGGAAAGCTGAACCCCTCCAGCCCCCACCTGTGACCCAGACCCTCCAGACTCAAACCAGAGACAACAGACGAGGGGACCCCAGGAGGAGAGGGGACCCTAGGGCAGTGGATCCCCGACTTGCGAGGGCCACAGTGGGGCCCCCAGTGGCTGATGACGCCGGAGCCCCAGGGGCCACAGGTAAGACCCAGGGGTCAGATGTTAAAGGTCAGGAGTCAGGGGCCGAGGGGCCCCAGAGAAGAGGTTCCCAGAAGAAACAAGTGCCCCAGCCCTACGGGAGGGTTCACACACGCCACGTCAACCAGCTCTTCATACGGGGAGAGAACGTGCTTCTAGTCAACCTACAACCACTCTGA
- the thg1l gene encoding probable tRNA(His) guanylyltransferase, whose product MFGPVPCRLPGGFKTCILRPVARVFTSSARMAKSKFEYVRNFEADDTCLKNCYIVVRLDGRNFHKFAEQHNFLKPNDDRALGLMTRSARSVMEDLDDITISYGQSDEFSFVFKRTSNWFKRRASKLMTHVASQFSSSYVFYWRDYFGDQPLLYPPGFDGRVVLYPSNRNLRDYISWRQADCHVNNLYNTVFWTLVQKGGLTTTQAEDRLKGTLAADKNEIMFSEFDINYNKEPLVHRKGTALIWEKLEETVTKSVKLPNEAEEEVLVTRTRRRVSAHHCDVIGDQFWEEHPNILEDDNC is encoded by the exons ATGTTTGGTCCAGTGCCGTGTAGATTACCAGGAGGCTTCAAAACGTGCATCCTCCGACCAGTAGCCAGGGTTTTCACCAGCAGCGCCAGAATGGCCAAGAGCAAGTTCGAGTACGTCCGTAACTTCGAGGCAGATGACACCTGTCTGAAAAACTGTTACATCGTGGTGCGGTTGGATGGGAGGAACTTCCACAA GTTTGCAGAGCAGCACAACTTCCTGAAGCCCAACGACGACAGAGCTCTGGGTCTGATGACGCGCAGCGCCAGGTCTGTCATGGAGGACCTGGATGACATCACCATCTCATACGGACAGAGTGACGAGTTCAGCTTCGTCTTCAAGAGGACCTCCAACTGGTTCAAGAGAAGAGCCAG TAAGCTGATGACCCATGTAGCGTCCCAGTTCTCCTCTTCCTATGTGTTCTACTGGAGGGACTACTTCGGAgaccagcccctcctctaccccccGGGGTTTGACGGGCGGGTGGTTCTGTATCCTAGCAACCGCAACCTCCGAGACTACATCAGCTGGAGGCAGGCTGACT GTCACGTCAACAACCTGTATAACACAGTGTTTTGGACATTGGTGCAGAAAGGTGGACTCACCACTACACAGGCAGAGGACAGGCTAAAG ggaaCTTTGGCAGCAGATAAGAATGAGATCATGTTTTCTGAGTTTGATATCAATTACAACAAGGAGCCTCTGGTCCACAGGAAAGGAACTGCCCTCATCTGGGAGAAG CTGGAAGAAACAGTGACCAAGAGTGTGAAGCTCCCCAACGAGGCGGAGGAGGAGGTGCTAGTGACACGCACCAGGAGGCGTGTCAGTGCCCACCACTGTGACGTCATAGGGGACCAGTTCTGGGAGGAACACCCCAACATTCTAGAAGACGACAACTGCTGA